From Spea bombifrons isolate aSpeBom1 chromosome 6, aSpeBom1.2.pri, whole genome shotgun sequence, a single genomic window includes:
- the YIPF1 gene encoding protein YIPF1 isoform X2, with product MATADDLKFQEFDDAANLLAANPGATTVSIGDAEDAGGYRQRRGSGEEDDSLGNEDSDKTELLAGQKKLAPFWTFDYYQTFFDIDTYQVLDRIKGSVLPIPGRNFVRLYVRSNPDLYGPFWICATLVFTITISGNLSNFFLHRGEPQYHYVPEFRKVSIAATAIYAYAWLVPLAVWGFLSWRHSKVMSMVSYSFLEIVCVYGYSLFIFIPTSVLWIIHSEILRWVLMALAMCLSGSVLMLTFWPAVREDNRKVAITTLVTILLLHVLLAVGFGEYFFDPPEKDHVTRTETSLNATKGVARSR from the exons ATGGCAACCGCTGATGATCTAAAATTCCAAG AGTTTGATGACGCAGCTAATTTGCTGGCTGCGAATCCTGGCGCCACCACCGTGAGCATCGGAGACGCCGAGGACGCGGGGGGATACAGACAGCGCCGCGGGTCTGGGGAGGAAGATGATTCGCTGGGAAATGAAGACTCTGACAAGACAGAG CTGCTTGCTGGACAGAAGAAGTTGGCCCCCTTCTGGACATTTGATTATTATCAAACATTCTTTGATATTGACACTTATCAG gTCCTGGATCGGATAAAAGGTTCTGTTCTACCGATACCCGGACGCAACTTTGTAAGGTTGTATGTGCGAAGCAATCCAGATCTGTATG gtcCCTTCTGGATTTGTGCCACTCTTGTTTTCACAATAACCATTAGCGGGAACCTGTCCAACTTCTTTCTGCACCGTGGCGAGCCGCAATATCACTACGTTCCTGAGTTTAGGAAAG TGTCTATTGCTGCCACTGCAATTTATGCCTATGCCTGGCTGGTGCCATTGGCTGTCTGGGGCTTCCTATCATGGAGACACAGCAAAGTGATGAGCATGGTGTCCTACTCCTTCCTGGAAATTGTGTGCGTTTATGGATATTCTCTCTTCATCTTCATCCCCACATCT GTGTTGTGGATTATCCACTCAGAGATACTACGCTGGGTCCTTATGGCTCTGGCAATGTGCCTTTCTGGGTCCGTCCTCATGCTCACTTTCTGGCCAGCTGTGCGTGAAGATAACCGCAAGGTTGCCATCACTACACTAGTGACCATCTTGCTACTTCATGTTCTCCTAGCTGTTGGCTTTGGG GAATATTTCTTTGACCCTCCTGAGAAGGACCACGTGACACGAACGGAGACGTCTCTCAATGCAACAAAAGGAGTAGCACGGAGCCGCTGA
- the YIPF1 gene encoding protein YIPF1 isoform X1: MNKSKVVSLLVCSCTRGACSCLICISEFDDAANLLAANPGATTVSIGDAEDAGGYRQRRGSGEEDDSLGNEDSDKTELLAGQKKLAPFWTFDYYQTFFDIDTYQVLDRIKGSVLPIPGRNFVRLYVRSNPDLYGPFWICATLVFTITISGNLSNFFLHRGEPQYHYVPEFRKVSIAATAIYAYAWLVPLAVWGFLSWRHSKVMSMVSYSFLEIVCVYGYSLFIFIPTSVLWIIHSEILRWVLMALAMCLSGSVLMLTFWPAVREDNRKVAITTLVTILLLHVLLAVGFGEYFFDPPEKDHVTRTETSLNATKGVARSR, translated from the exons ATGAATAAAAGCAAGGTTGTGTCGCTGCTTGTATGTAGTTGCACACGTGGCGCCTGCTCATGCCTCATCTGTATTTCAGAGTTTGATGACGCAGCTAATTTGCTGGCTGCGAATCCTGGCGCCACCACCGTGAGCATCGGAGACGCCGAGGACGCGGGGGGATACAGACAGCGCCGCGGGTCTGGGGAGGAAGATGATTCGCTGGGAAATGAAGACTCTGACAAGACAGAG CTGCTTGCTGGACAGAAGAAGTTGGCCCCCTTCTGGACATTTGATTATTATCAAACATTCTTTGATATTGACACTTATCAG gTCCTGGATCGGATAAAAGGTTCTGTTCTACCGATACCCGGACGCAACTTTGTAAGGTTGTATGTGCGAAGCAATCCAGATCTGTATG gtcCCTTCTGGATTTGTGCCACTCTTGTTTTCACAATAACCATTAGCGGGAACCTGTCCAACTTCTTTCTGCACCGTGGCGAGCCGCAATATCACTACGTTCCTGAGTTTAGGAAAG TGTCTATTGCTGCCACTGCAATTTATGCCTATGCCTGGCTGGTGCCATTGGCTGTCTGGGGCTTCCTATCATGGAGACACAGCAAAGTGATGAGCATGGTGTCCTACTCCTTCCTGGAAATTGTGTGCGTTTATGGATATTCTCTCTTCATCTTCATCCCCACATCT GTGTTGTGGATTATCCACTCAGAGATACTACGCTGGGTCCTTATGGCTCTGGCAATGTGCCTTTCTGGGTCCGTCCTCATGCTCACTTTCTGGCCAGCTGTGCGTGAAGATAACCGCAAGGTTGCCATCACTACACTAGTGACCATCTTGCTACTTCATGTTCTCCTAGCTGTTGGCTTTGGG GAATATTTCTTTGACCCTCCTGAGAAGGACCACGTGACACGAACGGAGACGTCTCTCAATGCAACAAAAGGAGTAGCACGGAGCCGCTGA
- the NDC1 gene encoding nucleoporin NDC1: MNMLREMQVLKWRLAVSFAWTVLLLPVICMVFITLSKIQLLHPIDWFTASVGEFRSPYTCFCILLLCVVLGIHCIFNVEFFTVVPFIPCSRISLIRQILLPQRVLHSLIHAAMGVMVFWCCSVLSNRHFWLLVAPCTSASSLDENAVPSSCLNEHNLFLLLAGAFLGYSYSLLYFVHNMNYVPFPPIQQFKYLRFRRCLPLLIKHSCIQSLYLVRNYAVVYFFLGYIPRSWILSVMNLQIDGQQPSLDTLRGLLNLSLFYQTWLGATFLLTMWHMVWLLFRIHATEAQLFPVQSLFVQEEEQCLTNVLNSNDPLLKYLAFQDLVLLAQYSPSRRQEVFSLSQPGGHPYNWAAISKECLSLLNNLTARLVAHQEAAAENGRTKLLSTTESQKSFSGSGTSLVEESIGQTPRLSVMSRTAIPSLLKSTYTLKQLASESPLASPVASRVSADINSPWHGSIQSPHVMRRGAKLWTHSPDSHVNGSEVGDISPATNPIPTPVKDQQNLFYTWYQKKQEQMKTYLSKRVLITYLFSKLPEASSQDVFADAQIHIWALEGLSHLVAASFSEDRMGVVQTSLSAILGTFMSLQEAVEKHFKLPHASSKPAKIKETLVDSSYKTLRFALRAALRTAIYRITTTFGEHLHAVPVSSEHRRKLQQFLDFNE; encoded by the exons ATGAATATGCTCCGGGAGATGCAG GTACTGAAATGGCGATTAGCTGTGAGCTTTGCGTGGACCGTCCTGCTGCTGCCTGTGATCTGCATGGTTTTCATCACCCTAAGCAAGATACAACTCTTACATCCAATAGATTGGTTCACAG CGTCCGTTGGTGAATTTAGGAGCCCTTACACATGTTTCTGCATTCTGTTACTTTGCGTAGTATTGGGGATTCACTGTATCTTCAATGTGGAGTTCTTCACAG TGGTTCCTTTCATCCCCTGCTCTCGAATATCCCTTATTAGACAAATACTACTTCCACAGCGTGTTCTCCATTCCTTGATTCATGCTGCTATGGGGGTGATGGTCTTCTGGTGTTGTTCAGTCCTCTCAAATCGACACTTCTGGCTCCTGGTTGCTCCATGCACATCTGCGTCTag TCTGGATGAAAATGCGGTCCCATCAAGCTGTCTTAATGAGCATAACCTCTTCTTGTTGCTTGCTGGAGCGTTCCTTGGCTATAGCTACAGCCTGCTGTACTTTGTGCACAATATGAACTACGTTCCCTTCCCGCCTATACAG CAATTCAAGTATTTGCGGTTTAGACGGTGTCTACCCCTGCTTATAAAGCACAGCTGTATCCAGTCGCTGTATCTGGTTCGGAACTATGCTGTTGTATACTTTTTCCTTG gGTACATTCCGCGGTCATGGATTCTGTCGGTAATGAATTTGCAGATTGATGG GCAGCAGCCATCGCTTGATACTCTGAGAGGACTCTTGAATCTCTCGTTGTTTTACCAGACCTGGCTGGGTGCTACCTTTCTGCTCACCATGTGGCACATGGTGTGGCTTCTCTTCAGAATCCATGCAACGGAG GCTCAACTTTTTCCAGTGCAGTCTCTCTTTGTACAAGAAGAAGAACAATGTCTTACTAATGTATTAAACAGTAATGATCCTCTTCTCAAG TACCTGGCCTTCCAGGACCTTGTTCTTCTTGCTCAGTATTCACCATCTAGAAGACAAGAAGTCTTCAGCCTTAGTCAGCCAG GGGGTCATCCATACAACTGGGCAGCAATCTCTAAGGAATGCTTGAGTTTGCTGAATAATTTGACTGCTAGGCTTGTTGCTCATCAAGAAGCTGCTGCGGAGAACGGGCGTACAAAGCTCCTTTCCACCACAGAGTCTCAGAAGTCGTTCAGTGGCTCAG GTACATCCCTTGTTGAAGAATCTATTGGCCAGACACCAAGACTGAGTGTAATGTCTCGAACTGCCATCCCTTCACTGCTGAAGAGCACCTACACGCTTAAACAACTGGCCTCTGAAAGCCCTCTTGCATCTCCAGTGGCCAGTAGAGTTTCTGCCGACATTAATTCTCCATGGCATGGCTCCATCCAAAGCCCCCATGTGATGAGGAGAGGTGCAAAACTGTGGACACATAGTCCAG attcCCATGTAAATGGGTCAGAGGTTGGTGATATTTCTCCTGCAACAAATCCAATACCTACACCTGTCAAAGACCAACAGAACTTGTTCTACACATGGTATCAGAAAAAACAAGAGCAG atGAAAACCTACCTGTCGAAGAGAGTTCTGATCACATATCTCTTTAGCAAG CTCCCAGAAGCATCTAGTCAGGATGTGTTCGCTGATGCGCAGATACATATATGGGCCCTGGAAG gGTTATCTCACCTGGTTGCAGCCTCTTTTTCGGAAGACAGAATGGGGGTGGTGCAGACCTCTCTTTCTGCCATACTTGGAACCTTCATGTCTTTGCAAGAG GCTGTGGAAAAGCATTTTAAACTCCCGCACGCTTCCAGCAAACCTGCCAAGATTAAAGAGACTTTGGTGGATTCGTCGTACAAGACGCTGAGGTTTGCTCTTCGTGCTGCTCTGAGAACTGCAATCTACAGAATAACCACAACGTTTGGGGAACATTTGCA TGCTGTCCCAGTGTCCTCGGAGCACAGAAGAAAGCTGCAGCAATTCCTTGACTTCAATGAATGA